Genomic window (Gelria sp. Kuro-4):
GGCAGCGGCTCGCTGCTCATCGCCGCCGCAGAGCCCGAAGCTGTTCAAGAGCCCCTGGCCCGGGCCGGTATCGCGGTCGCCGCCATCGGCCGGTTACTGCCGAAGGCGGAGGGTCTCTGGCTCAGCGCCGCCGGCGTGCGCCAACCGCTCATCGTCCCGCCGCGGGACGAGCTCTACCGCGCCTTCGCCGGGGAATAAGCCGCAGGAAGGCGGGGACAAAACAAAAAAAAAAGGCGCGGAAGTAGTTCTCCGCGCCTTCTTTCTTTCGCAGCCGCTTCACCCTGCCGGGGGTGGGCTGCCCGCCGCTCCCGTACGTTCAGGCGCTGATGTCGGGGCCGGTCTTTTTGATCTTGCCCAGCACGTTCACCGCCTCAACCACCAAGAAGATGGCCAGGACAACGAGCAGGATGCCGGGAATGCCGAGCACCAGGTTACCCTTGGCCAGGTTGTCCCTGATGAGGAAAACCAGGGCCGTCAGAGTAACCACCAGCATAAAGCCCATGGGATAGAGCGTAGCGCGGTTGTCGCGCCCCAGGCCCGCCAACCAGACCGAGACCGAAAGCAGCGCCAGGCCGGCCAAGAGTTGGTTGGAAGCACCGAAAATCGGCCAGATCTCACTCCACTTGCCCGAGAGCGCCAGGGCACCGGCCAGTATGACCGTCGCCAGCGTCCCAAGATACTTGTTGGCCAGGGCCGGGACGCGGGTGGAGAAGAACTCCTCCCAGGCGTAGCGGGCCAGGCGGGTGGCGGTGTCCAGCGAGGTGAGGCAAAAGGCGTTCACGGCGAGGGCACCGAAGGTGGTGCCGAAGGCCACCGGCACGCCGAAGTAGTTCATGAACTGGCCGACGCCGGCGGCAAAGAGACCGGTAGGGCCGCCCATGTCCTTCAGCGTCTGGGCGTAGCCGTCCTTGGTGAGGTAGACCACTGTGCCCAGGGCCACCAGAGCCAGCAGGCCCTCGATCAGCATGGCGCCGTAGCCGATGAGGCGGGCGTCCTTTTCATTCGCCAGCTGCTTGGCCGTGGTACCGGAAGAGACCAGGGAGTGGAAGCCGGAGATGGCGCCGCAGGCCACGGTGACAAACAGCATGGGGAAGAGGTAGCCGCCCGAGGTCTTAAAGGCGATAAAAGCCGGGAACTTCAGCGACGGATTGCCGATGATAAGCCCCACCAGGGCACCCAAGAGGCTGGCGTAAAGGAGGAAGGAGTTCAAGTAGTCACGCGGCTGCAGCAGAATCCACACCGGCAAAGTGGAGGCGAGGAAGATGTAGACTAAGCAGAAGTAAGTCCAGAAGGGAGCTGAACCCGTAAGGGGGAAGCGAACCCCCAGGAAGACGCAGGCGAAAAGGAGGATTACACCTAAGATGGTGGCGGTCCCGAGGGGAACCTTCGCCCGGTAGACGGCCAGCCCGAAGGCCACCGCCAGGGCCATGAAGAGGAGCGAGGTAGTGGCCACCGCCGGTACGGCAACGAAGGTCTGTACCACTAGGATGGTGAATACGGCCACCACCAGCACCAAGGCCAGGTAAGAGAAGCAGAGGAAAAGGAACTGGCCGCGCTCGCCGATGTGGCGCCGGACGATCTCGCCGATGGACCTACCTTCGTGACGCACCGAGGCCACCAGGGAGGTGAGGTCGTGCACGCCGCCGAAGAAAACGCTGCCGATGACGATCCAGAGGAACACCGGCACCCAGCCGAACGCCGCCGCCGCCACGGGACCGGTGATGGGGCCCGCACCGGCGATGCTGGAGAAGTGGTGCCCCAGGAGGATAGGAGCCGGCGTCGGCACGTAGTCCACGTTGTCGTACAGGGTATGAGCCGGGGTTTTTTCATTCGGGTCGAGTTTAAGCACCTTTTCCGCCAGGTAGCGTCCGTAAAACACGTAGCCGATGAAGAGGATGATTCCCCCCACCACTACCATCAGCGTGGTATTCACCATAAAACCCCCTTTAATCGCTTTATTTATCTTCCAGTTGGAGGCACGTACCCTGCGCTCTCCCCCCTTCGGCCGGCACGCGGTAGGCCTCCCGCACCGCGCGCGCGGCTTTATTGCTATACACCCGGCCGGCGGCCAGGTCCACTGCCAGGAGCCGCACGTCGCACCAGCCCTCGAGCAGCCACTTGAAGCCCCGGCTGTGGCGGAAGCCCTCGACAAAGGTCCGTGCTTCCTCCGTTACCCCTTCCTCCGCCACCAGAACCCCCGTAAGGGTGGTGGACATGTGCTCCTCGCTCGGCTCAACCAGCAGAGGAACCAGGGTCTTAAGGTAGGCGCCAAACCCCTCCGCCTCGGCCCTATCCAGCTTCTCCCCCC
Coding sequences:
- a CDS encoding carbon starvation protein A yields the protein MVNTTLMVVVGGIILFIGYVFYGRYLAEKVLKLDPNEKTPAHTLYDNVDYVPTPAPILLGHHFSSIAGAGPITGPVAAAAFGWVPVFLWIVIGSVFFGGVHDLTSLVASVRHEGRSIGEIVRRHIGERGQFLFLCFSYLALVLVVAVFTILVVQTFVAVPAVATTSLLFMALAVAFGLAVYRAKVPLGTATILGVILLFACVFLGVRFPLTGSAPFWTYFCLVYIFLASTLPVWILLQPRDYLNSFLLYASLLGALVGLIIGNPSLKFPAFIAFKTSGGYLFPMLFVTVACGAISGFHSLVSSGTTAKQLANEKDARLIGYGAMLIEGLLALVALGTVVYLTKDGYAQTLKDMGGPTGLFAAGVGQFMNYFGVPVAFGTTFGALAVNAFCLTSLDTATRLARYAWEEFFSTRVPALANKYLGTLATVILAGALALSGKWSEIWPIFGASNQLLAGLALLSVSVWLAGLGRDNRATLYPMGFMLVVTLTALVFLIRDNLAKGNLVLGIPGILLVVLAIFLVVEAVNVLGKIKKTGPDISA